Genomic segment of Paenibacillus polymyxa:
TCTATTATGCGATTGAGCAAAAGGCAGATATCATATCGATGTCACTTGGCGGTCCTGAGGATGTGCCAGAGCTTCATGAAGCAGTAAAAAAGGCTGTAGCTAGCCAAATCTTAGTCATCTGTGCAGCTGGAAATGAGGGAGACGGTGACGACAGAACGGACGAGCTCGGCTACCCCGGTTGCTATAATGAAGTGATTAGCGTAGGTGCTATCAACTTTGATAGGCATGCCTCAGAATTCAGTAATTCAAATAATGAGGTGGATTTGGTTGCACCGGGAGAAGATATTTTGTCCACCGTTCCGGGCGGCAAATATGCGACCTTTAGCGGAACTTCGATGGCTACTCCGCACGTAGCAGGTGCATTGGCGTTGATTAAGCAGCTGGCGAATGCGAGCTTTGAGCGTGATCTTACCGAACCGGAATTATACGCACAACTCATCAAACGCACGATTCCACTCGGCAATTCTCCTAAGCTGGAGGGCAACGGTCTACTGTACTTGACGGCAGTGGAGGAGCTTTCTCGTATTTTCGACGCGCAGCGTGTAGCGGGAATACTAACTGTAGGATCATTGAAGGTTAAATAAACCGTAACTTCAACTTCGGATATATAGCGGCTCTCCTAAAGGGAGGGTCGTTTTTTTTGATTTCAAATCTTAGGAAAAACTCCATTTACATTGCATTCAAATGTCGGGTAACATATACCTCAAAGAAAGGCATGAGTCAGAAGTGGAGGATGAATATGAACGATATCATGGCGCAAGCTGACGAGCTTAGACGAACAGGGCAAGCAGAGAAAGCACGTAAGCTTCTTTTAAAGGCATTAGAACAGCAGCAAAATGATGCAGAATTGTGGTATCAGACAGCTTGGACACATGATTCATTGGGCTTAGAGAGGGAAGCGGTTGCCTATTATGAAAAAAGCCTAGGTATGGCGTTATCCGCAGAATCAAGGAAAGGAGCCATCCTGGGATTAAGCAGTACATATCGTGTATTGGGAGATTACGCCAAGGCGAAAGCGTGGTTGGACACAGGAATGAACGAATTTCCGGATTACAGACCGTTTCGGGTATTTTACGCGATGGTGTTATACAATCTGGGGGAATACGGGAAAGCCATGCAGGAGCTGCTAATGGAGGTGGCTGAGACGACCTCGGATTTATCTACACAGGAGTACTCACGTGCTATTCAATATTATGCAGATAAACTGGATCAGATCGAGGCATAGGTGAACCGGAGTGAGAGCATAAGCAGTAACGTATATATATGCTCGCACATAAAAAGATCACAGTCAGAGAGCAGT
This window contains:
- a CDS encoding S8 family peptidase, which codes for MERKVHIIPYQVIKQEQQVNEIPRGVELIQAPAVWNQTRGRGVKVAVLDTGCDSDHPDLKARIIGGRNFTDDDQGNPEIFKDYNGHGTHVAGTIAAAENADGVVGVAPEADLLIIKVLNKQGSGQYDWIIQGIYYAIEQKADIISMSLGGPEDVPELHEAVKKAVASQILVICAAGNEGDGDDRTDELGYPGCYNEVISVGAINFDRHASEFSNSNNEVDLVAPGEDILSTVPGGKYATFSGTSMATPHVAGALALIKQLANASFERDLTEPELYAQLIKRTIPLGNSPKLEGNGLLYLTAVEELSRIFDAQRVAGILTVGSLKVK
- a CDS encoding tetratricopeptide repeat protein, with translation MNDIMAQADELRRTGQAEKARKLLLKALEQQQNDAELWYQTAWTHDSLGLEREAVAYYEKSLGMALSAESRKGAILGLSSTYRVLGDYAKAKAWLDTGMNEFPDYRPFRVFYAMVLYNLGEYGKAMQELLMEVAETTSDLSTQEYSRAIQYYADKLDQIEA